A DNA window from Sediminitomix flava contains the following coding sequences:
- the pepT gene encoding peptidase T → MSKLKERFIKYVQYDTESVPGVEQIPSTAKQFNLAKDLAEELKEIGMTDVSIDDNCYVMATLPANVEEKVPTIGFVAHVDTSPDLTGKDVKPQVWENYDGKDIVLNKEQNIVLSVEDSPLLKNYVGQTIITTDGTTLLGADDKAGVAEIVTAMDYLIQHPEIKHGDIKVCFTPDEEVGRGADLFDVEKFGADWAYTLDGGPLGEFEYENFNAAYAELTFIGHNVHPGTAKDTMINSMMTAARFINALPANEVPEHTEKYEGFFHLLQMEGGVEKTTLKYIIRDHDRQLFEDRKTLMKEIVKEMNASFAEPMIELVIKDQYYNMKEKVVPNMQIVELALQAYDELGVPKDVKAIRGGTDGARLSYMGLPCPNIFAGGHNMHSRYEFVPLETMEKSVEVICRIVALNYERFK, encoded by the coding sequence ATGAGTAAACTGAAAGAAAGATTTATAAAATACGTTCAGTATGATACTGAATCTGTACCTGGAGTTGAGCAAATTCCAAGTACAGCTAAACAATTTAACCTAGCAAAAGACCTTGCTGAAGAGTTGAAAGAAATTGGAATGACAGATGTTTCAATTGATGACAACTGTTACGTTATGGCTACGCTTCCCGCCAATGTAGAAGAGAAAGTACCAACTATCGGCTTTGTCGCTCACGTTGATACATCTCCAGATCTTACAGGTAAAGATGTAAAGCCACAAGTTTGGGAAAACTACGATGGTAAGGATATTGTCTTGAACAAAGAACAAAACATTGTCCTTTCAGTAGAAGATTCTCCTTTATTGAAGAATTATGTAGGTCAAACGATCATCACTACTGATGGAACTACCCTCCTTGGTGCAGATGATAAAGCAGGTGTTGCAGAAATTGTAACAGCAATGGATTACTTGATTCAGCATCCTGAAATTAAACACGGAGATATCAAAGTTTGCTTCACTCCTGACGAAGAAGTAGGTAGAGGTGCAGACTTATTTGATGTTGAAAAGTTTGGTGCTGATTGGGCTTATACTCTTGATGGAGGCCCACTTGGGGAATTCGAATATGAAAACTTCAATGCGGCTTATGCAGAGCTAACTTTCATTGGTCATAATGTACACCCAGGTACAGCTAAAGACACAATGATCAACTCCATGATGACCGCGGCTCGTTTTATCAATGCTTTGCCGGCCAATGAAGTACCAGAACATACTGAAAAATACGAAGGTTTCTTCCACTTACTTCAAATGGAAGGTGGTGTAGAGAAGACTACTCTAAAATATATCATTCGTGATCACGATCGTCAATTGTTCGAAGACCGCAAAACATTGATGAAAGAAATCGTGAAAGAAATGAATGCATCTTTTGCTGAACCAATGATTGAATTGGTGATCAAAGATCAGTACTACAACATGAAAGAAAAAGTAGTACCGAATATGCAGATTGTAGAATTGGCTTTACAAGCTTACGACGAGCTTGGAGTGCCAAAAGATGTAAAAGCTATTCGTGGAGGAACTGACGGCGCAAGACTTTCATACATGGGATTACCTTGTCCGAATATCTTTGCTGGAGGTCATAATATGCACTCTCGCTACGAATTCGTTCCTTTAGAAACAATGGAGAAATCTGTGGAGGTTATCTGTAGAATTGTAGCATTGAACTACGAAAGATTTAAATAA
- a CDS encoding XRE family transcriptional regulator, with protein sequence MFFNQNIRYLRKLHQLTQAELAKEIGLSRKNISAYEDRSQPKLNVLLKIAQHFNVSVDHLLTRNLGEEAIKASSVVEENEKFTSGTNLRVLSITVDHDNNENIELVPQKASAGYASGFADPEFLKELPKFQLPFLSANKTYRAFEVKGDSMLPLLPGSIVIGELVLDWNELREGEICVVIAKSEGVVLKKVYDKLKERNSFLLKSNNPQYPHFELPIDEIQEVWRYSAHIASSFPEDVMDRDDLNQTIERLKDEIYELNHQK encoded by the coding sequence ATGTTTTTTAATCAGAATATCCGTTACTTACGCAAACTTCACCAATTAACCCAAGCTGAATTGGCGAAAGAAATTGGCTTAAGTAGAAAAAATATAAGTGCCTACGAAGACCGCTCTCAACCTAAGTTGAATGTTCTTCTAAAAATAGCACAACATTTTAATGTCTCTGTAGATCATCTTCTTACTCGAAACTTGGGTGAAGAAGCCATCAAAGCGAGTTCTGTCGTTGAAGAAAATGAAAAATTCACTTCTGGAACAAATCTCAGAGTCCTAAGTATCACCGTAGATCATGACAATAACGAAAACATTGAGCTAGTTCCTCAGAAAGCTTCTGCTGGTTACGCAAGTGGTTTTGCTGATCCAGAATTTTTGAAAGAACTGCCAAAATTTCAATTACCATTCCTTTCTGCCAATAAAACCTATCGTGCTTTTGAAGTAAAAGGGGATTCCATGTTACCGCTTCTACCCGGAAGTATTGTGATTGGAGAATTGGTTTTGGATTGGAATGAGCTTCGTGAAGGTGAAATCTGTGTAGTCATCGCAAAATCAGAAGGCGTCGTTTTGAAAAAAGTATACGACAAGCTGAAAGAGCGTAACAGCTTCCTATTGAAATCAAATAACCCTCAATATCCTCACTTTGAACTTCCTATTGATGAAATTCAAGAAGTTTGGAGATATTCTGCGCACATCGCTTCTAGTTTCCCTGAAGATGTGATGGATAGAGATGATTTGAATCAGACCATTGAGCGTTTGAAAGATGAAATCTACGAACTGAATCATCAGAAATAA
- a CDS encoding class I SAM-dependent methyltransferase — MGNEMKANLNGLLPEKDPMGFAIKDYFEKKDKSIEVTVLSDFSDPDVIPCELLFRSKAKMPKAEQVALEHCKGEVLDIGAGAGSHALELQKMGLEVTAMDISGPALEVAKKRGVKKTLHQNIFTYEAKKYDTLLLMMNGIGLVENLEGLESFLKHCKKILKEDGQIIFDSSDILYLYQDDDGSFVVDLAGDYYGQLKYKMKYKDIEGDEFGWLYVSYPVLEEYTERLGYNLEALYVGEHDEFTVRLTLKK; from the coding sequence ATGGGAAATGAAATGAAGGCAAATTTGAATGGTTTGTTACCAGAAAAAGACCCTATGGGCTTTGCAATCAAAGATTATTTTGAGAAAAAAGATAAATCCATTGAGGTGACAGTCCTTTCAGACTTCAGTGATCCTGATGTAATTCCATGTGAGTTGTTATTTCGTTCAAAAGCCAAAATGCCTAAAGCAGAACAAGTTGCCTTAGAACATTGTAAAGGAGAGGTTTTAGACATTGGAGCTGGTGCCGGTTCTCATGCACTCGAATTACAAAAAATGGGTTTAGAGGTAACTGCAATGGATATTTCAGGCCCAGCACTAGAAGTAGCCAAGAAGAGAGGAGTAAAGAAAACCCTACACCAAAACATATTCACTTACGAAGCAAAAAAATACGACACGCTTCTTCTCATGATGAATGGTATTGGCTTAGTTGAAAACCTTGAAGGCCTAGAGTCATTTTTGAAGCATTGTAAAAAAATATTGAAAGAAGATGGTCAGATTATCTTTGACTCATCAGATATTCTTTACCTCTATCAAGATGATGACGGATCATTTGTGGTTGACTTAGCTGGAGATTACTACGGCCAGCTTAAATATAAAATGAAATACAAAGATATTGAGGGAGATGAATTTGGTTGGCTTTATGTCAGTTATCCTGTTTTGGAAGAATATACCGAAAGACTAGGATATAATCTTGAAGCCCTTTATGTTGGCGAACATGATGAATTTACAGTAAGACTGACCCTAAAAAAGTAG
- a CDS encoding transglycosylase domain-containing protein codes for MYQRIVKVLWVIFGIGLLCLVLWPFAIKNNWGNLVGKMPDPKVLENPKNDLASELYSADGVLLGKYFRYNRTKVPYDSLSTNLIDALISSEDIRYFDHSGIDMIGTFAAPYYLLKGNKRGSSTITQQLAKILFRTRRDEGLQGLLNSGYGFLPTVINKFKEWVLAYELEKAYTKEEIIEMYMNTFEFGSNAFGIDVASKTFFDTTPSQLTVSQSAMLVAMLRNPTKYSPVYHPEKAKEARNVVLNQMAKYKEIDKVEADSLKSADLGLQYNVENHVKGLAPYFRAEIRKVLLDFCRQQNLDLFSDGLKIYTTIDSRMQKYAEEAVNQHMKHQNKLFKDHWKRPSHIKANDYNWGPWIDREGKQIEGFLKYEMKKTQAYRNMRRKYDGDSVKMWNELTKKREMTVFSWTADGNETDTLFSSWDSLNYYKQMLHMGMMSMEPGTGKIKAWVGGVDFKYFKYDQVKQGYRQPGSTFKPLLYSAAMDINLQRYNPCTKVLDVPVTFEPSETGSGESWTPKNAGPYSGEEMTLRQAMARSVNTAAAKLVKELTPQRLVSYARDKFGFKYMRDKHFNFMLSKSERADGVSGYNKKPINAVPALCLGTEDVSIYELTAAYGTFFNKGVWTEPLFITRIEDKHGRVIAEFTPQKIEALSEEKAYLMTYMLRGSNEESGGTTLGLHRYNFKKDKETGQVYQVGGKTGTTSNFSDAWFVGATSDFMTGVWSGGENRSIHFRSITYGQGARQAMPAAAIFMDKVYADSALCSDLNYTRADFAKPSRPLSVRLDCIDELIVAPDSALVENDSLVQEVDSQKQEYFIPSDVDDEDEDIL; via the coding sequence ATGTATCAGAGAATTGTCAAAGTACTTTGGGTAATTTTTGGTATAGGTTTGCTCTGTCTTGTTTTATGGCCATTTGCCATCAAAAACAACTGGGGAAATCTGGTAGGAAAAATGCCTGACCCAAAGGTATTGGAGAATCCTAAAAATGACTTAGCATCCGAACTGTATTCAGCCGACGGAGTTTTATTGGGAAAATATTTTCGTTATAACCGTACAAAGGTACCTTATGACTCACTTTCCACTAATTTGATTGATGCACTGATCTCATCTGAAGATATCCGATACTTTGATCATAGTGGTATCGATATGATCGGTACATTTGCAGCCCCTTATTATTTGCTTAAAGGAAATAAGCGTGGATCAAGTACGATTACACAACAGCTTGCTAAAATTCTTTTTAGAACGCGTAGAGATGAAGGTCTGCAAGGACTTTTAAACAGTGGCTACGGTTTTTTGCCAACCGTAATCAATAAGTTCAAAGAATGGGTTCTAGCCTATGAACTGGAAAAAGCTTATACCAAAGAAGAGATCATCGAAATGTATATGAATACGTTCGAATTTGGTAGTAATGCCTTTGGTATTGATGTAGCAAGTAAAACTTTCTTTGATACGACTCCGAGCCAACTTACGGTTTCTCAATCAGCAATGCTTGTTGCTATGCTCAGAAACCCTACAAAATATAGCCCTGTTTATCACCCAGAAAAAGCGAAAGAAGCTAGAAATGTGGTGCTAAATCAGATGGCTAAATACAAAGAAATTGATAAAGTAGAGGCTGATTCATTGAAAAGTGCAGACTTAGGACTGCAATACAATGTAGAAAATCACGTAAAAGGTCTTGCGCCATACTTTAGAGCCGAAATCAGAAAAGTACTGCTTGACTTCTGTCGTCAGCAAAACTTAGATTTGTTCTCCGATGGTCTAAAAATTTATACGACGATTGATTCAAGAATGCAGAAATATGCTGAAGAAGCCGTAAATCAGCATATGAAGCATCAGAACAAACTGTTCAAAGATCACTGGAAAAGACCTAGCCATATCAAAGCCAATGATTACAACTGGGGGCCTTGGATTGATAGAGAAGGGAAACAAATTGAAGGTTTTCTAAAGTATGAAATGAAGAAAACACAGGCTTACAGAAACATGCGTAGAAAATACGATGGTGATTCTGTAAAAATGTGGAATGAACTTACTAAGAAAAGAGAAATGACTGTCTTTTCATGGACTGCTGATGGAAATGAAACAGACACCCTGTTCAGTTCTTGGGATTCACTCAATTACTATAAGCAGATGCTTCATATGGGTATGATGAGTATGGAACCTGGAACTGGTAAAATTAAAGCTTGGGTAGGTGGTGTTGATTTCAAATACTTCAAATACGACCAAGTAAAACAAGGTTACAGACAACCAGGTTCGACCTTTAAACCTTTGTTGTACTCTGCAGCCATGGACATCAACCTTCAGAGATACAATCCTTGTACAAAAGTTTTGGATGTTCCTGTAACATTTGAACCAAGTGAAACAGGTAGTGGAGAAAGCTGGACACCTAAAAATGCGGGTCCTTATTCTGGAGAAGAAATGACTCTTCGTCAAGCAATGGCTCGATCAGTGAATACAGCTGCGGCTAAATTGGTAAAAGAATTAACACCACAAAGGCTAGTTTCTTACGCTAGAGATAAATTCGGATTCAAATACATGAGAGATAAGCACTTTAACTTCATGTTGAGTAAATCTGAAAGAGCTGATGGTGTTTCTGGATATAATAAAAAGCCAATCAATGCTGTCCCTGCACTATGTTTGGGTACTGAAGATGTTTCTATCTATGAACTAACAGCTGCTTACGGTACTTTCTTCAATAAAGGAGTTTGGACTGAACCGCTTTTCATTACGAGAATAGAAGATAAACATGGACGTGTAATTGCCGAGTTTACTCCTCAAAAGATTGAAGCTCTTTCGGAAGAAAAAGCGTACTTGATGACTTATATGCTAAGAGGATCTAACGAAGAATCAGGTGGTACAACACTTGGTTTGCACCGTTACAACTTCAAAAAGGATAAAGAAACTGGTCAGGTATATCAAGTAGGAGGAAAAACAGGTACCACCTCAAACTTCTCGGATGCTTGGTTTGTTGGAGCTACAAGTGACTTTATGACTGGTGTATGGAGTGGTGGAGAAAACAGAAGTATTCACTTCAGATCAATCACTTATGGTCAAGGTGCTAGACAAGCTATGCCTGCTGCAGCAATCTTTATGGACAAAGTTTATGCTGATTCAGCTTTATGCTCAGACTTAAATTATACAAGAGCAGACTTTGCAAAACCTTCAAGACCTTTAAGCGTACGTTTAGATTGTATTGATGAATTGATTGTTGCTCCAGATTCTGCTTTAGTAGAAAATGATTCTCTAGTGCAAGAAGTAGATTCTCAAAAGCAAGAGTACTTTATTCCATCTGATGTAGATGATGAAGATGAAGATATCTTGTAA
- a CDS encoding YpdA family putative bacillithiol disulfide reductase, whose product MTNCENMTLDVIIIGGGPIGMAAGIEAQKKGLNYLIIEKGCLVNSLFNYPANMTFFSTSEKLEIGGVPFISHNPRPTRREALEYYRRVQTKWNLNIHLFEEVNEVQKLGPEQFEVKTNKVEYFSKNIIVATGFYGLPNLMNIEGEDLPKVKHYYDDPHLYSFQKIVVVGAANSAIDAALETYRKGAEVTLVIREEEISQRVKYWVRPDIINRIKEGSIKAYFNSSLNSISEQNVIIETPEGSFEIENDFVLAMTGYKPDFSLLEKMGIILAEDELMTPSYNEDTHETNVEGIYLAGVICGGMQTNTWFIENSRVHAEIIIEEISRKVQ is encoded by the coding sequence ATGACAAATTGTGAAAATATGACTTTAGATGTAATCATAATAGGTGGAGGACCTATCGGGATGGCTGCCGGTATTGAAGCTCAAAAGAAAGGACTAAACTATCTAATTATTGAAAAAGGATGTTTAGTTAACTCTTTATTCAATTACCCTGCGAATATGACCTTCTTTTCCACTTCCGAAAAATTGGAGATTGGAGGTGTTCCTTTTATCTCACATAACCCAAGACCAACAAGAAGAGAGGCGTTAGAATACTATAGAAGAGTTCAAACAAAATGGAATCTTAATATCCATTTATTTGAAGAGGTAAACGAAGTACAGAAACTTGGCCCAGAACAGTTTGAGGTTAAGACCAATAAAGTGGAATACTTTAGTAAAAATATAATTGTAGCTACAGGTTTCTATGGTTTACCAAACTTAATGAACATAGAAGGGGAAGATCTTCCAAAGGTAAAACACTATTATGATGATCCGCATCTATATTCTTTTCAGAAGATTGTAGTTGTCGGAGCTGCCAATTCAGCAATTGATGCAGCTTTAGAAACTTACAGAAAAGGAGCCGAAGTCACTTTAGTCATCAGGGAAGAAGAAATAAGTCAGCGTGTAAAATATTGGGTAAGACCCGATATCATAAATCGTATAAAAGAAGGAAGTATAAAAGCTTACTTCAATTCTAGTTTAAATTCTATTTCAGAACAAAACGTCATCATTGAAACACCTGAAGGTTCTTTTGAGATAGAGAATGATTTCGTTTTAGCAATGACAGGCTATAAACCCGATTTTAGCCTTTTAGAAAAAATGGGTATCATTTTAGCAGAGGATGAGTTGATGACTCCTAGTTACAATGAAGATACTCATGAAACTAATGTAGAAGGTATATATTTAGCTGGGGTTATTTGTGGAGGTATGCAAACCAACACATGGTTTATTGAGAATTCACGTGTTCATGCTGAAATAATAATAGAAGAAATTAGCAGAAAAGTACAATAG
- a CDS encoding AlbA family DNA-binding domain-containing protein: protein MALNLGRLKELVAQGEGEHIEFKNKAADPVKIMKEVVAFANKSGGYLIVGVTDDGGIKGVKDAMEEMFVLEQTIASYCKPVVNYDAFTVNINAHKQVVVFKIHENERKPVFLLYNKNKKIGKAYIRVEDRSVQMSPELRSIMKARWRGDEGLFSFGEKERKLMQFMENNPKTTVEEFSKSENIPLKEAAMLFVQLTISNVLEVIPGEMSDYFMLVEKDDEV from the coding sequence ATGGCTTTAAATTTAGGAAGGTTAAAAGAACTGGTCGCACAAGGTGAAGGGGAACATATCGAGTTCAAGAATAAAGCAGCAGACCCTGTCAAAATCATGAAAGAGGTTGTTGCTTTTGCTAATAAATCGGGTGGATACTTGATCGTGGGCGTCACAGATGACGGAGGAATAAAAGGTGTAAAAGATGCTATGGAAGAGATGTTTGTTTTAGAGCAAACAATTGCATCTTATTGCAAACCCGTTGTCAATTACGATGCTTTTACCGTAAATATAAATGCCCACAAACAGGTAGTGGTTTTCAAAATTCATGAAAATGAACGAAAGCCCGTTTTCTTGCTATACAACAAAAATAAGAAGATCGGCAAAGCATATATCAGAGTTGAAGACCGAAGTGTACAAATGAGTCCTGAGCTAAGGTCCATCATGAAAGCAAGATGGCGAGGCGACGAAGGCTTATTTTCCTTTGGCGAGAAAGAACGTAAACTTATGCAGTTTATGGAAAACAACCCGAAAACCACCGTTGAAGAGTTTAGCAAGTCAGAAAATATCCCTCTAAAAGAAGCTGCAATGCTTTTTGTACAACTGACTATTTCAAATGTACTTGAAGTGATACCTGGTGAAATGAGTGATTACTTCATGTTGGTAGAAAAAGATGATGAAGTATAA
- a CDS encoding porin family protein has protein sequence MKLISNPHKMLKAFLGLQFVVAILLLSPSISNAQGIMVGARGNISMTGMSAPKAGFKFSQGVGFTGGVLLNVASSDLFSIQPEWNYSFSSMEAKGTKLKLSYSQIPILFKLSKGSNLRWFVNGGPAINLLMEAKEEGSIAISDGSLAPQENLNRSVKNTLDAYNVSLLFGGGVIVKNILVELRYNLGLSDIAPNDSNYIYRTRGLELSIGYVLFL, from the coding sequence ATGAAACTAATATCCAATCCACATAAAATGCTGAAAGCCTTTTTAGGTCTACAGTTCGTAGTCGCCATTCTTCTTTTATCTCCTTCCATTTCAAATGCCCAAGGAATTATGGTGGGTGCCAGAGGAAATATCAGTATGACAGGTATGAGTGCACCTAAAGCAGGCTTCAAATTTTCACAAGGCGTAGGCTTTACTGGTGGTGTACTTTTAAATGTTGCCTCTAGTGACTTATTTTCCATACAACCAGAATGGAATTATTCATTCTCTAGCATGGAAGCAAAAGGTACAAAGCTAAAATTATCCTATTCGCAGATTCCTATCCTATTTAAACTTTCAAAAGGTTCTAATCTAAGATGGTTTGTAAATGGAGGCCCTGCTATCAATCTTTTAATGGAGGCAAAAGAGGAAGGAAGCATCGCAATTTCTGATGGCAGTTTAGCACCTCAAGAAAACCTCAATAGAAGCGTTAAAAACACTTTAGATGCCTACAATGTATCTCTACTATTTGGTGGTGGTGTCATTGTGAAGAACATCTTGGTTGAACTTCGCTATAATCTAGGGTTAAGTGATATCGCACCAAACGATAGTAATTATATTTATCGTACAAGAGGTCTAGAATTATCTATTGGGTACGTTCTTTTTCTCTAA
- a CDS encoding Na/Pi symporter: MVNNRAVQFIGRLFKVLVVLFVFLVALELMSKGFKLLGGDTAKDIFSVTDNPFIGLLIGMLSTAIIQSSSTSTSMIVAIVASGSLTLHQAVPMIMGANIGTSVTSTIVALGHMGDKKEFRNAISAATVHDFFNLIVVTILFPLQITTHFLSNLGGSLADFFYDIGLSGSGEVFNILSVTVKPAAGFLGGLIEYNHFLMIGLGVVILFISLRVFTTLLKSFFVGTSQEKMEQIVFGSPIKSLTWGTLITAGVQSSSVTTALAVPLVAAGKVNLKQVFPFLMGANIGTTVTALLAALSQNEAALAIACCHLLFNCLGVGILFPIQFIRNIPIFLAERLGKLSEKYRFIGLVYILVVFFLIPFSLIYATSEEFGTYDVSRNTQEETLAKREQI, encoded by the coding sequence ATGGTAAATAACAGAGCAGTTCAATTTATTGGAAGACTGTTTAAAGTGCTTGTAGTATTATTTGTCTTTTTAGTTGCCCTAGAACTGATGAGCAAAGGTTTTAAACTTTTGGGAGGTGATACGGCCAAAGACATTTTTAGTGTAACTGACAATCCATTTATTGGATTACTTATTGGAATGTTGTCTACTGCTATTATTCAAAGTAGCTCAACTTCTACTTCTATGATTGTTGCTATTGTAGCTTCTGGTTCACTCACGCTTCATCAAGCGGTTCCTATGATTATGGGAGCCAATATTGGTACGAGCGTTACGAGTACCATTGTTGCTCTTGGTCACATGGGTGACAAAAAAGAATTTAGGAATGCAATCAGTGCAGCCACCGTACATGATTTCTTTAATCTGATTGTAGTTACAATTCTTTTTCCACTCCAAATCACAACACACTTCTTATCTAATCTTGGAGGTTCTTTAGCAGATTTCTTCTATGATATAGGTCTTAGTGGTTCTGGAGAAGTATTTAATATTCTTTCTGTCACTGTAAAACCAGCAGCAGGTTTTCTCGGAGGACTCATCGAGTATAACCACTTTCTAATGATTGGTCTTGGTGTCGTGATCTTGTTCATTTCTTTAAGAGTTTTCACCACTTTGCTAAAGTCATTCTTTGTGGGTACATCTCAAGAGAAAATGGAACAAATCGTCTTTGGAAGCCCTATAAAATCATTAACATGGGGAACTCTCATTACTGCTGGAGTTCAATCTAGTTCTGTAACTACAGCTCTTGCTGTACCTTTAGTTGCAGCAGGAAAAGTCAATTTGAAACAAGTATTTCCATTTTTGATGGGGGCAAATATTGGAACAACGGTTACAGCATTGCTTGCTGCTCTTTCACAAAACGAAGCAGCACTTGCCATAGCATGTTGTCACTTATTATTCAATTGCCTTGGGGTTGGTATTCTATTCCCTATTCAATTCATTAGAAACATACCTATTTTCTTGGCAGAACGTCTTGGTAAATTATCTGAAAAATATCGTTTTATAGGCTTAGTCTATATTTTGGTCGTCTTTTTCTTGATTCCTTTCTCATTGATTTATGCTACATCAGAAGAGTTTGGAACTTATGATGTTTCTAGAAATACACAAGAAGAGACGCTTGCCAAAAGAGAACAGATATAA
- a CDS encoding DUF6909 family protein, with the protein MLELTRAQESRAAIERLYVVMRHLFNRGYYKPGGASGQAIKNDLLVLSPEIYGSMKDQTKVELDGLVYVIDRLPKGIEECRFIKLVSEEGYEKSTFNKIIPSARRRNCYRVDRENMLIEVTRGRSEIYDVLTHLTFLYLEADKIVRNAQDSKKRLLREWQKLEEIVTGKEKITTQNEEIAFTYLSTILGRTFDETKRAHARLVANDDKNNGLFHIVYWLGKVALNEFQNEEDREITFSPTLRARIGHHIYGEQWANKIKGLLHEHNLLERPIHIVSANLHSVMNSLYAYAALKEHFGDNKDLIEIVSELSKTQSAKLRKEIENYALQYGMYVVDDDNGTHITAQIFDLEKVNVDLLPEGITANKTSLKKLKPVIILMDYAFGEQAFETMDELLKPFEDSKKLKMNVESISIMGKAGILHGGKGDLMIPTAHIFEGTADNYPFENDLTKDDFKDVSDLQAFEGPMITVLGTSLQNKDILAFLRNSSWGAIGLEMEGAHYQKAIQAASKIRKNIKPDVTLRYAYYASDNPLQTGHTLASGSLGMTGVKPTYAITLKILEKILTSKA; encoded by the coding sequence ATGCTAGAACTAACAAGAGCGCAAGAATCGCGAGCGGCAATTGAAAGACTATATGTCGTGATGAGACACCTCTTCAATAGAGGATACTATAAACCCGGAGGAGCTTCAGGACAAGCCATAAAAAATGATTTATTGGTTTTGTCTCCTGAAATATATGGCTCAATGAAAGATCAGACCAAAGTAGAACTTGATGGCTTGGTTTATGTGATCGATAGATTACCAAAAGGCATAGAAGAGTGTCGATTTATTAAACTCGTTTCTGAAGAAGGCTATGAAAAATCCACATTCAATAAAATTATTCCATCAGCAAGAAGACGTAATTGCTATCGAGTTGATCGAGAAAATATGCTTATTGAAGTCACTAGAGGACGCAGTGAAATCTATGACGTCCTTACCCACCTTACTTTTTTATATCTAGAAGCTGATAAAATTGTCAGAAATGCTCAAGATTCTAAGAAAAGATTGTTGAGAGAATGGCAAAAACTTGAAGAGATTGTTACTGGAAAAGAGAAAATAACAACTCAAAATGAGGAGATAGCATTCACCTATTTAAGTACAATTCTTGGTCGTACTTTTGATGAAACCAAAAGAGCTCACGCTAGACTTGTCGCAAATGATGATAAAAATAATGGGCTTTTCCACATTGTATATTGGTTAGGAAAAGTAGCTCTAAACGAGTTTCAGAATGAGGAAGATCGTGAAATTACATTCTCACCAACCCTAAGAGCTAGAATTGGACATCATATTTATGGAGAACAATGGGCAAATAAGATTAAAGGTCTACTTCATGAACATAACTTATTAGAGCGACCAATCCATATTGTAAGTGCAAATTTACATTCTGTGATGAATAGCCTTTATGCTTATGCAGCACTTAAAGAGCACTTTGGAGATAATAAAGATTTAATTGAGATAGTTTCTGAGCTAAGTAAAACTCAATCGGCAAAACTTCGAAAAGAGATCGAGAATTATGCACTCCAATACGGAATGTACGTAGTTGACGATGATAATGGAACACATATTACGGCTCAAATATTTGATCTTGAAAAAGTAAATGTAGACTTATTACCCGAAGGAATTACGGCTAATAAAACAAGCCTCAAAAAACTGAAACCTGTCATCATTCTGATGGATTACGCCTTTGGTGAGCAAGCCTTCGAGACTATGGATGAACTCTTAAAACCTTTTGAGGATAGCAAAAAACTCAAAATGAATGTAGAGTCGATCTCAATCATGGGGAAAGCAGGTATACTTCATGGTGGTAAAGGAGATCTTATGATTCCGACTGCTCATATTTTTGAAGGAACTGCTGATAACTATCCTTTTGAAAATGATCTCACGAAAGATGATTTCAAAGATGTAAGTGATTTACAAGCTTTTGAAGGGCCAATGATTACGGTGCTAGGAACCTCACTTCAGAACAAAGACATTTTAGCTTTTCTTAGAAATTCATCTTGGGGAGCTATTGGTCTAGAAATGGAAGGTGCTCATTACCAAAAAGCGATACAAGCCGCATCAAAAATTAGGAAAAATATAAAACCAGATGTGACGCTAAGGTATGCCTATTATGCTTCTGATAATCCTCTTCAGACAGGACATACATTAGCTTCAGGAAGCTTAGGTATGACAGGTGTAAAACCAACTTATGCAATCACTCTGAAGATTTTGGAGAAAATTTTAACCTCGAAAGCATAA